A genome region from Magnolia sinica isolate HGM2019 chromosome 8, MsV1, whole genome shotgun sequence includes the following:
- the LOC131252671 gene encoding uncharacterized protein LOC131252671, producing MWAELGQGWAWPSSNPAQIRVLVPTFQSLPPYGLWLLQQQQLPSAMASVTHRPAAGMYRAISLLRSLFNPFYTRPFSSSSSSSSNPTTAAAATAANKAKRKKKKNLFEVAQFLPNWGIGYQMAKSHWNGISYQITKINLYKDGRHGKAWGIFHKEGLPAADAPKKISGVHKRGWRYIPYPKKTPESIPKPEVQA from the exons ATGTGGGCCGAGCTTGGACAGGGCTGGGCTTGGCCTTCTTCAAATCCGGCCCAGATTCGGGTTCTGGTTCCTACATTTCAATCACTTCCGCCCTATGGGCTTTGGCTCCTGCAGCAACAGCAGCTTCCGTCTGCAATGGCGAGCGTCACTCACAGACCAGCAGCAGGAATGTATAGAGCGATCTCTCTCTTAAGAAGCTTGTTCAATCCCTTCTACACCAgacccttctcttcttcttcgtcttcttcatcAAACCCTACAACAGCTGCAGCAGCAACAGCTGCAAATAAAGCGAagcggaagaagaagaagaacctatTCGAGGTCGCACAGTTTTTGCCCAACTGGGGAATCGGGTATCAGATGGCCAAGAGTCACTGGAACGGCATCTCCTACCAGATTACCAAAATCAATCTCTACAAG GACGGGCGACACGGCAAGGCATGGGGGATTTTCCACAAAGAAG GATTACCAGCTGCGGACGCTCCTAAGAAGATCAGTGGGGTTCATAAACGTGGGTGGAGGTACATTCCATACCCAAAGAAAACACCCGAATCCATTCCGAAACCAGAGGTGCAAGCTTGA
- the LOC131252672 gene encoding uncharacterized protein LOC131252672, whose translation MKQCLLLQTLLPLSPSSLSFPLSPSTLISIPKPLRISASLDHRIDGGSEQLTAKERRQLRNERRESNAGYSWREEVEQRLLKKPKKKYTSWTEELNLDNLSLLGPQWWVVRVSRVSAQSTTEQLARSLVRSFPDMEFKVYLPSVHEKRKLKNGSYSVKSKPLFPGCVFLRCVLNKEIHDFIRECNGVGGFLGSKVGNTKRQINRPKPVSVDDMEAIFQQAKEEQERTDRAFEEEQRAEEILGGGELSIESDTQPVTKSTKDAKPKRRLKKGLEPSESSSMTGKDHKSLVPGCSVKVTSGPFADFTGRLKEWDRKTGTATVGFVLFGKESLVELDVNQIVPKST comes from the exons ATGAAGCAATGTCTTCTACTACAGACTCTTCTCCCTCTCTCaccttcttctctctccttccctctctccccTTCCACTCTCATTTCAATACCCAAACCTCTTCGAATCTCTGCATCTCTGGATCACCGCATCGATGGCGGCAGCGAGCAGCTAACAGCAAAGGAGAGGCGGCAGCTGAGGAATGAGAGGAGAGAAAGCAATGCCGGTTATAGCTGGCGAGAAGAAGTCGAGCAGCGCCTCCTCAAAAAGCCCAAGAAGAAGTATACTTCTTGGACCGAAGAGCTCAACCTCGACAACCTCTCTCTGCTGGGCCCGCAATGGTGGGTCGTACGTGTCTCGCGGGTGTCCGCTCAGTCGACAACAGAGCAGCTGGCTCGGTCGCTCGTCAGAAGTTTTCCTGACATGGAGTTCAAG gTTTATCTTCCATCCGTCCATGAGAAGAGGAAACTTAAGAACGGTTCATACTCAGTTAAATCCAAGCCTCTATTTCCTGGCTGTGTCTTTCTACGCTGTGTACTAAACAAGGAGATCCACGACTTCATTAGAGAATGCAATGGAGTGGGTGGCTTTCTTGGATCAAAAGTCGGAAACAC CAAACGGCAGATCAACAGACCCAAACCCGTCTCAGTTGATGACATGGAAGCAATCTTCCAACAAGctaaagaagaacaagaaagaacgGACCGTGCATTTGAGGAAGAGCAGCGGGCAGAAGAAATCCTCGGTGGTGGTGAGCTGAGCATTGAATCAGATACCCAACCAGTTACAAAATCCACAAAGGATGCTAAGCCGAAAAGGCGGTTGAAGAAAGGTTTGGAGCCTTCTGAAAGTAGCTCAATGACGGGGAAGGATCACAAGTCCCTTGTCCCGGGTTGCAGTGTTAAAGTCACGTCTGGTCCTTTTGCGGACTTCACAGGCCGTCTCAAGGAGTGGGATCGCAAGACCGGAACG GCGACCGTTGGATTCGTGTTGTTCGGGAAAGAGAGCTTAGTGGAATTAGACGTTAACCAGATTGTTCCAAAGTCAACATGA
- the LOC131252673 gene encoding uncharacterized protein LOC131252673 → MGKPSKAKKPENVGTGKITPIQVAFIVDRYLSDNNYTKTLSVFRTEASSLISATKVREAPKSLLSLGAILDEYICLKEQKVILDKEKCRVEKLLQGMQDVMHAYNSAGSVAPISTAAMTPIPQIGLRNGSHGGYPIYNTPTVNPVPMLPSPAMDCTNFSTPVTNLPSANKRKGSRLVSDAIPTSKKSCTKLPIKAPGSCGTEMPPQATNTNADQEAVRPISIIHSTSNNHPPRVSSVQGSSVAKSLFKQTQSQADSSWPKTPPQDSASQADKSVSPLESSSANSNTPQKKSHIPQRFASADCHIITSERVVVSPFKYTGCYTMDRSLRVSSSPLKSTPKRSGRRDHIKGRLDFDDSNVVMGAEKPVAEDISTSSAVDDIAEMFDMDIPNFDVFGSDFSLSELLVDFDLDNEGMGLAPHQAMDPSIDLIGGPDHESGNGGSPTDQASSEPPLSSITTILSEKDMNRQGMDSMISVKSITKCIKIVSPAKSRRSSSSK, encoded by the exons ATGGGAAAACCATCTAAAGCTAAGAAACCAGAGAATGTAGGAACAGGGAAGATCACCCCAATCCAAGTAGCCTTCATCGTCGATCGATATCTCTCCGACAACAACTACACCAAAACTCTCTCCGTTTTCCGAACTGAAGCTTCCAGTCTCATTTCAGCTACAAAGGTTAGAGAG GCGCCGAAGAGTTTGCTGAGTTTGGGGGCTATCTTGGATGAGTACATATGCTTGAAGGAGCAAAAGGTGATTTTGGATAAGGAGAAGTGCAGGGTTGAGAAGCTGCTTCAGGGCATGCAGGATGTGATGCATGCATACAATTCGGCTGGGAGTGTTGCTCCGATATCAACAGCTGCGATGACCCCGATTCCTCAAATTGGCCTCAGAAATGGGTCTCATGGAG GCTATCCCATCTACAACACTCCCACAGTGAATCCTGTTCCAATGCTTCCTTCTCCTGCTATGGATTGCACGAATTTCTCGACTCCAGTCACTAATCTTCCATCTGCAAACAAGAGAAAAGGTTCAAGGCTTGTATCTGATGCGATACCAACTTCAAAGAAATCTTGCACCAAATTACCCATCAAAGCGCCGGGAAGCTGCG GTACTGAAATGCCTCCACAAGCAACTAACACAAATGCTGACCAAGAAGCTGTTCGGCCCATCTCCATCATTCATTCAACTTCTAACAATCATCCTCCAAGAGTTTCTTCAGTTCAAGGATCATCTGTTGCAAAGAGCTTATTCAAGCAGACTCAATCACAAGCTGACTCATCTTGGCCCAAGACCCCTCCACAAGACTCCGCATCTCAAGCTGATAAATCTGTCTCTCCATTGGAGAGTTCGTCTGCTAATAGCAATACCCCTCAGAAAAAGAGCCACATCCCTCAGAGGTTTGCTTCGGCTGACTGTCACATAATCACTTCTGAGAGAGTTGTTGTGAGCCCATTCAAATATACTGGCTGTTATACCATGGATAGGAGTCTGCGGGTTTCTTCCTCGCCACTGAAATCAACTCCGAAGAGATCGGGTAGGAGAGATCATATAAAGGGCAGGCTAGATTTTGATGATTCGAATGTAGTGATGGGTGCAGAAAAACCAGTTGCTGAGGACATCTCTACTTCCTCAGCTGTTGATGATATTGCAGAAATGTTTGACATGGATATTCCTAATTTTGATGTTTTCGGTTCGGATTTCTCCCTCTCGGAACTTTTAGTTGATTTTGATCTCGATAATGAAGGAATGGGACTTGCCCCGCATCAGGCCATGGACCCGTCTATCGATCTTATTGGAGG GCCCGATCATGAATCTGGAAATGGAGGTTCACCGACAGATCAAGCTTCATCTGAGCCGCCTCTCTCAAGTATAACAACAATCCTTTCTGAAAAGGATATGAACAGACAAG GAATGGATTCTATGATATCGGTGAAATCTATAACTAAATGCATCAAAATCGTTAGCCCTG CTAAAAGTCGAAGGAGCTCTTCATCAAAATGA